Genomic window (Aedes albopictus strain Foshan unplaced genomic scaffold, AalbF5 HiC_scaffold_600, whole genome shotgun sequence):
TTTCGTGCTTCTGCGGTCGGTCGTTCCGACTCTCCTCCGTAAGTGAACGGCGCTAACATCGGTATCGCATTACGAATTTATCCACTGTTGTCGTCATCGACGCGGCAGCGTCTTTTTCCGACGaaagcgcctaaatgtatgcacgcGTGACCGCGCGCGCTTTCACCTTTCCTAGCGCTACGCCACCCACCATAGGACCAGGACGAACGAAACGAGCCGCCTACTGTGTGCGAGGTGTGCGGATCACTTCTCATCCGCCCCTCTCGGACAGCATTCGGCCTGCGGGCGGACTGCTGCATTTCGAAATCAATTTATGCGCAACGAGTATAATGGACTCACGTTGGCATGAAATAATTAAAATTCCTGACAAAATTTATTCGCGCGCACATCGATTATTCATGCAGAGAGCTCCGAGGACCGGGGAATCCCGGCGAGGTGCCGCTGTAGATTTTAATTTGATTTGCAAAATAACTCGACACAATAATTCGGTTTATTTGCACAGAGGAGGGGGCGATCGGCACTTTTCGTCCCCGTGAACCGCGAACACTTGAACTCTCGAACGGAGGTGATTAAATTAAATGATAATTTTGTGAGCGCGTTTTTTGCACCCACTCATACTCATTCCACTCGCAGTTATTCGCTCACTCACTCACTGACGCCTCGCCTATGCTAATGAGCGTTTAATTAAGTGAGCATGGGACTTGTTTTTGAAAATTGCCGCCTCTCAACATTTATCGGCTCGGCATCAAAGTAGGCTGGGTGTGGGGAGGGGGACGACATAAAGGGAAACACTGTTAATTTAGAGGTTATGTTTCAATTGAGGATGTCGGTCGGCGAGGTAATTCTGGCCGTACCGTATCGCATTCCCGCGACGTGCTAATCAATAGTTTAATCTACGCCAGTGGTTTTCAACCGATTATAATACCAACCTGAAAGCATAAACAGACGTCTGACTCTAATAACTTGTCATTGTTTATCTTTTTAACTGTTAATGTTTGTAGTTTGCCATTCGGTCACTCACGGCGCTTGCATCAGTCTTACTCTTGTCTGATTTTTGATCATTACTGCCACCTAGTCAGCACTTGACAAAACACAGCGTGAACAGAATTGGGCGGTTATGCTTTCATGACGATGATCGCAATTAGTCATGCTTCTATTTGTCCGTGATTTGGTCTTGGAAATCTCATATTTTCTAACTTTGCGAGAGCctgctttaaagctgcttaaccTCCTCCTCGGAACTTTATGCAGCCTTAAGTTGCGTGTGCATACTTAAGCCTCAAGCGTCTTGAAAGTTCCGTTCGGAACTTTGTCCCTTTATGTTAGAAACCACTGATCTATTCCATCCGCGGTCGGCGCCTCCGCCTTCAGCACCGACTCCCCGTTGCCTGATTTATATGTTTATAATAAATCGGTTAGGCAGCAGTTGCGTCGCCATCGCACCCTGTCCGCACACGCCCTTGTACACGACCAGGTTCAACCCAGCCGCGCCTAACTAATGGCACCACTTAGCATCGTAATGGGCACTCAATTAGCATAAACAAGCTCATTgacaatctgtttttttttcctatctCCCTTGCAAAACAGGTCTCAAATGGTCCGATCGGTACCCACCTAACGCCCATCGGCGGCCATCCTGCAGCTGTGGCGTCGCCTCAATCGCAGCAACCCGGTGTGCCGTCGCCCCAGCAACCGCAGCCACCTGCGTCACCACAGACGGCCGGCCTGAGCAGTAAGCCGCTCCTACCGACGGCCTCCGCTAAGATTCCGGCGACGCTAAGTACAACGACTGCGACGACGACGGTAACCACGGCAATGTCATCATCGCAGCAACCCGGCAAGCAAGGGTCTCCTCATCCTCAGTCGCCGCTGCAGCCGATCGGATCGGTTCCGTCGCCTGCTATGCAGCAACAACCGCACACGCCGCAATCTCAGCCGCCGCCGTCGCCGCAACAAACGCCTATGCAGCAGCACAATAGCAACAGCAACAGTAGTAGTAGTAACAGCGGCCCTGTGAAGCCCTCTTCCGTTCCGAGTTTTATCGGAGCGGGGTCGTCCTTCGCAGCCGTTGCCACAACGGCGTCGGCGGCTTCCTTACCAAACGGACTGCCGCCGCCTACTATACCAGCCAACGGTGGTCAGCCGCCACACACAAACTCGAGCAGCAACAGTGCAGCGCCATCTTCACTGCCAGTGAACGTACCCCACACGCCACCGGCGGCGACGCCTGCAAGCGGACAAAGTCCCGCCATCCATCCATCGGTGGAAAGCTCACTGGCTGCGTCGAACAGCATCGGCCTGCGGACACACAGCCCTGCTGTGGCAACCAGTGCTGCCCTCTCGGCGGCTGTAACGCCAACAGGTCTACTCAACGGATCTCATGCCACCCATCCGGGTATCCCTCATTCAGCCGCCATGATGTTACCGAACGGTCTCGGTAGTATACCACCCCACTATCGGGCGGCCTACCCCGGATACCCTCTCTACGCCCCCTACGGTAGCTTTCAACACAATCCGTATCTACCGCCCTCGGTGGCGGCTCCAAATCTATCACCTCGAATGCATCCAGGCGCTCCTCCAGGCCTCGGCGGCATACCACCGTCGATGCTCGGTCTTGGCCTAATGGACTCCCGATTGCAGCACCCTCTGGCGGGCGCCAACGGTAGTCCTTCACACCTCCGCGACCGGGACGCCTCTCCAATGGGTCAGCCACCCTCGAAAATCGTGCGGCCCATCACTCCGAACGCCAACAGCAACGGCAGCAATAGTAACTCTTCGTCGGCCCCTTCGGCAACGGCGGCGGCACCCCCTCATTCCTCGAGTGGTTCTGTGCCGCCACCGTCCTCCCACATACCATCCCCGCATGGCGTTCCCCATGGCGCTACCCCTCCATCATCACACCCATCGCTGAGGGATCAGCCGCCGTCGCAGCTATCGCATCCCTCGCTCGGCGGCTCATCACATCTCTTACCTCCTCATCATCCGGCGGCAGCGTCCCAACAGcagccgccaccgccgccactGTCATCGCATCCTCAACCACCAGCGTCGCATTTAGTAGGACCATCCTCGCATCATCCGCTGGTGGGGCCACTCCCGCCGGGAATGCCGCACGGAAGCGCCCACCATCTGTCATCACACCTCCCGCCTACTAGCAGCAGCGCCGGCAGTAGTAATAGCAATAGTGCCCATCTGTCGCATCCCTCGATCAGCGCCAGCGCGCGAACGCACTCTCCTAGGGGGCATAGTCCCAACCGGGAAAGAGATAGTTATAGGTGAGTTTACAAGAGATGGCAGCACAGTGTCAGAGTGCGTCACTaacttgttttgttttatttcgtTTCAGTAGTAACGTAAGTAGTTTATCGCGATCGACGCCAGGATCTGCGCTACCGTACGGCAGCGGAGGCAGCAGCGCGAGTAGCGCCAGTACCGGTGGCCCTCCACCGGGTCCATCACCAACGCTTCCTTATAGTTCGGCTGGTCCACCTGCACTATCCTCTCCGGCGGCGTTGTCCGTTTCGTCGGCGGCCTCGTCAGCCGTATCTTCTAGTCTTACCTACCCTAAACCTTCGCTAGCTGCCGTGACGACCAGTGGCAGTAGTTCCAGTGTTAGCGCAAGCTTACCGGCCGGTCCTCCGGGTTGGCCGCCGACCCTACCACCTTCGGCCACCGCAGTGGGAGGACCATCTTCCGCCGGGGCGCCACCGTCACACTCACCGGCTGCGGCCAGTTCCATTGTAAATAACAGTTCTTCCTCCCTGTCTCGACCAACTCCTCCCCCGCCTTCTGCCTCGTCCGGTGGACCGACGCCCAGTCAGCCGCCGACGTCGCATTCCTCCGTACCCCCATCATCATTCCCGGCGCCGCTGTTCGCAGCGCCATTACCTCCTCCGGTCGTATCCACGGCCAGCACTCCCTCGCAACCCACGGCGCCGCACCCGTTCTCGGCCGAATCGTTATTCTCCACAAAAGGTAAGCCCCGTCTACACCAGTGTCAGCAAACAGCGCATCTAAACGACCCTCTCTCTTCAACAGACCAAGACATGCTGCGACGCGAGTTGGACAATCGGTTTCTTGATCGGAGTGGTCTCAGCACGGTTCCTGCGCCGCCCTACCTGCGCCAGGAGCTGCATCACCATCAGCATCAGCACACCCATCTGCATCAGCATCAACACCAGCATCAGCACCAGCCAATCCTTCCGACGGCTGCCGCTCCGACGCCAGCCCTCTTTCCACCGCCTCTCTTCAAGGACGTGCCCAAGATCGGTGCCGTCGATTCGCCCTTCTACCGGACGGGGCTCGGAATACCCGGCTATCCGTACGGTCCCGGACTGCTCCATCCCGGCCTAAGCGGACCAACGCAATTCGTACCACCGAGCCACCTGCAATCGTTTGTGCCCAAGGTTAGTTCCTTTGCGCCATCCCCCAGATCATCCCCACACCCGCAGTAGGCCATCATTTGTGTTCTGTTGTCTGTGGTTGGTGTGTTAAATGTTCCTAACCTCACCCCTTCGAACAAACACACGTACACATGCGCAGCGCCGCCCCCAGCAGCCAATCATAAAGCTTTGTTTTTCTTGTTTCCGGTTCTCTCGTTCTTGTTACTTGTTTTGGTTTCGTGTAACCACTCATCGCCATCACCACCACCACTACTACTACTACCACCACCAATACTACTACTACTACACGTTCACAGCAGCAGGCACCGCCGGTTGACCCGACCAAAAAGGTAGGTTCTTCATCCCCATCCGGGGTTCATTACGCGCTTTTTCCATTTCCattttttgtgttgtcccatCCTCCATCCATTCATCCGTTCATTGCATGTGTTTTGTGTAGAGTTTTACGGCTCAAAGCGCCTCTGACGAGGCGCCAACGAGGTAAAATCGCACTGCCGCGGAACGGTCGGATTCGTCTCGCTCGATGCAACAATAGGTCACATTCATCTATTCACCAAGTCCCAGGGCGCTCAACAATCCGCTGCAACGTTTCTTCTGTTTTCGCAGCGTAATACTCGCAGCACTTCTATTCTAGCGATGCATAACACGTTTCGAGCACATTCGCGCTTCACGCTGCCGGATAACCGGCAGTTACTACCTATATGCCCTGTTGCACCTTTCAAACCGTGAATGTGACCTATTTTGTTATTGTACTGGAATAGCGCACAGCCCTGTTTTGGCGATTCGGACCTACATCACAATCTTTTCTCCCCCCATCCCTCTTTCGCAGAAAACCGGCAAATGGAACGCCATGCACGTGCGGATAGCGTGGGAGATCTACCACCACCAGGCCAAGCAGAACCCGGACAAGGCGGCCTCGATGAAGACGGCCACGGACATGCTGCGGCCGCCGTCCCACATGTACCCGCCGCCGGCGGCCAGTCTGGTGCGACCGCACGATTTGCCCTCGTCCGCCTATCCACCGACGGGGCTGCCGGGTCGGCCCGGACCGTACGAGTCGGCCCCGCTGCCGCCGAGCTTCATCGGCTCGGCCGGTCATTTAGGTAAGGTTTTCCCCTCTGGCATGGTCTTCAGCAGTAACCATGTACTAAATGCCGCTACATGTGTTTCAAAAGGTGTCTCCCCCTTCGGTCGATACGCTTCGCCGTACGGCGGGTCGCCCTTCAGTGGGCTGTCGCCGTTCTCGCGGGAAATCCCGATTGGATCGCAGATGGCCGGATCGTTACACGACCCGTGGAGAAGGTAAGTTCGTCGATCAAATTCCGACAGGGGGAAGGTTCGTTACTGATGGATGTTTGTGTTTGTCGTTACAGTGCAATACCACGCGGAGTGGCTGGGTATCCGCCGGGGCCACCGCCGGGAGCAGGTGGTGCGTGGCCACCGACGATCAAGCCGGACCCGAGCGTGGCAGCTGAAACGGCGCGGCGGGAGGCCGAGGAACGCGAACGGCAACGGGAGCGCGATGAAAGGGAACGGGAACGGCAGAGGAGAGAACGGGAAGAGCGCGAGAAGCAGCGGGAACGAGAACGGGAAGAAAAGCTACGAAAAGAGCAGCAAGAGCGAGAGCGTGAGCGGGAACGTGAACGAGAGAGGGAGCGGGAACGAAAGGAGAAGGAACGACGAGAAATGGAGAGGCGAGAGATGGAACGGGAGAGGATGTTGGTCCAACAGCAACGGGAATCGAAGGCAGCCGCTGTGGCGAATTCAATGGTACGAGACAGGTCTCCCCTGAGGAACGGAACCGAACTGGACATCCGGATCAAGGAGGAACCTCAGGTTAGCATGCGTAGCAAGGAGGAAGAGATGATGATGCGAAGTCAGGCGGCAGTGGCTGCCGATCCACGGTATCATCCCTCGATGATGCCGCATCCGTACATGACTGGCCGACATCCGGCGCACTTGCTACCGACTGCCCATCTTTCCCGATCGATTCTACCGCCCTCGATGGGTATTCCCTCGCATTTCCCTCCGCCTGGTCCGTGGGGAGCGGATCCCTTCCGGGACTATCGGCTCGAATCCCTGCACCAGCTTCGTTACAACCCCATGGTAGACCTGTACCGGGCGGAGGAGGCCAAGGCCTCGCTTCTGTATGCGGCCCAATCAGCGCACTATCGTGGCAAAGAACCAAGTCCTGTGCCACCACCCCAGTCACACCATCGGATGCAGCCGGGACCTCCAGGACCCGGAGGACCCCCGGGTGGTCCGCCCGGTAGTCTGAAACCTCCGTCATCTCACCAGCTAGGTCCGCCAACCAACGGTCCCATGCCTGGCGCACCTCCAGGAGGTCCCAGCGGACCACCACCTGGAGCGCCGGGAGGCCCCGTACCCGGAATGCCCGGTGGCCCCGGATCTCACCCCGTGTCGGTCGATATGCACAAAAAGGAAGACTCCTGCCAATCGCGATGATAGTCATCATCAACGGCGTCCACATCACTGATCGTCATCGATGACGACGATTGAGGGAGGGAGCAGCTGTCGCCACCAAACAAACAAATACACTGAGAACAATATAGCAACCGAGAAAACGAATCAAAAGAGCGAGAGGCGGGACCGAGAGCATGTGATGCACTGATTGGACGGGAAGGGAGCCCAGTCCCCGGACGACGGTAAGAAAAGGAGAGGAAGCAAAAACAACAAAAGGTGATATTTTTAAATTGTAATTAGGAcgttaaaaaaacaaaacaaacaaacacacacatacaagagCGTCGTTCGAAAAATCGACGAATCGACGTGTGAATGGTGCAACAAAACACATTTTTTCGATCGAAGCAAGCGCGCgcgaagagaaagagagagataAACGGAAATTATTAGTGAGATATTTAATATATATACAATAGACACGCGCATTATATTTGACGGCAAAACTAACAAACACACACTCACACAGACACACGCATACATATTTGTAGAAATTGTGCATTTTTTCCAATTTAATGGAAACCGACGCGAATGTTGTTGTGTTAGGCGCGTGTGCGTGTAACAATAGTAGTGGTTTTTTCATCCCTCTTTCGCTGTAGTTGTTTAAGGCACAACACGCAAACCAACCAAGGGCGGGGTTGTGTGTGTGCAAGCACACACACGCACAAACCCGCCGGCAACTTCTGTACTATACCATACTTCTAATTGTAAATGTTAAGTAGTGATATTTGTATAAAACAAAAGCCGGCAAACAATGGAGCGCGCGCGTGGGTGACGGAGGAGGAGCTCGACGATGAAATTGTGCTACACAAACACGACAAAACAAAATGGCGCCGTAGTAGTATTtatatttgtttgaaaaacaatagaAAGTGTATGGGGTGTGCAGCTCGTCGCTCATTTTTTAAATGGATGGTATTTTTTGTTTCAGTGTGTGGGGAATTGGGGAGGTTTTTTGGAATGCAATTGGTAGAGTCGTGGTAAAAAGCATGCGATTGAAACGAATATGTGATCTGTCAATTATCCTTTCAGTTtatgtttagattttcatttgATGAAATTTATGTCCTGAAGGAGAATATCAAAACGTCGCCCCttaccattttttgaaaattattgtcttctcaattgtgctcattctgcgaatggagtgacgtgagaaaagtcggaggtGAGGAATcccgtctcgaatgaagtgactcgtgtaaatcaaatggagagtcacctcgatatacgactccgacttttctcacgtcactccattcgcagaatgagcacaaatgcgAATGCAGGGCTGCATGAAGTCTCTCAATTTCGCCAACTGCCCCTTTTGCGCCTCCCTTTTTCGAcacgagacattattgccagctccGGACGGAATTTCATCCGCCGCTTCGGCTTCTCTGTCTTTCGAGGCGAGATTTTACGATTTCCCTCATGTCTGGTTCAATCAGATGCTATCCGTCGGAAAACAGACTATTTATGATTACCTTAAGCTTCAATTGGTCCTTTCAGTTTCAACCGGCAGGAGAACAAACTCTTCCTTGTTTTTTTCTGTTGTTTCCCTCCTTGTTTTCGTTGATCTTCACAAGGTGTGTAGCCGAAAAGAATGTCACCACATTTCCTTACAAATATCCGTTGATCCTTATTATTCTTCTGCTTCATCAAATTGGTCTTCTTCTTGATTCTTAAAAGTTACACTTCAAGATTATTCAGCAAATGGGTTCTTCTCGTCACCAATGTGGTACTCTCcggtttgacaaaaaaaatgataACAATTTTCACCAACGGCATGGCCTACTCAGCTATGGACCAAACTACCATACACTACCCAACAGTTTTCTGTATGATTCCTTCTTTTTTAGTTATTTACGCTTCAGTTAGAGTTCCCTCCATCTGGATATAGTATAGTAATTGTAGACTCCAGAATAAGAGATTAACTGTTACAATAATAGTTTATAAGGTGCTTCTTGTTTAGAGGTCTAACAACGAACAATAGAAAATTTCTTCTACGAAGTGTCACCTTAGCATGGCCTACTGCTTTGCTACATCTCCCCTTTTAGAACGGGGCCAACCAAGCTGATAGCTTCCTAGACCAGAATGTTCGCTCTGCTTCAGGATTCACAGACTGTTCTTGGCCTTGAATTGGCTGGACCTCTTGATCAACTTCATCGTTAGACTCGATGCTAACTTGTGGTGGAGCAGGCTCAGGTATGTCACATCTTTGGTCTCCATGAACTACATCTCCTTCAAAATTAGGAAATTCTATATGCTCTTCGAGGAGTATTTGCCGTGGTAATTGAATGGATTGGCTTACGGATGATTCTTCAGTATCAAATCGGTAACGCAATTGATTTGTGTGTGACCGTACACGTTGTAGTTGACAGATCCTTTTCGCTCTACAATCCTTCCAGGGATCCATCCATTTCTTGTTGCTTTTGTGATACTCAGCATAAACCAGATCATCAGGTTGAAACTCACGTTTTTTAGCTACATGTTGCTTGTTGAACAGCATGTTTCGCTTTTCGTTGCTCTGTTTCGGTAGGTTTCTTCAGAAGCACCATGGTTGTGCGAGCTGGTCTACCAAGAAACATCTGCGGCGGAGTTCTTGATTGTGGAGTACATTTCTTTGGTGTATTGCGGTATGCAAACATAAAGGTTTGGAGATGCTCAAAGATGGTGTGTTCTCTCCTCCAGCTTCTTGAGTACGCGTTTCAATGAATACACAAACCGTTCAGCTTGACCATTTGATTGAGGATGGAATAGAGCTTTGCGCATGTGATGGATTCCGTTCTCTTGAAAGAACTGCTGAAATTGGTCACTTGTAAACTATGTTACATTATCCGAAACTAGGGTTTCCGGATTTCCGTATCGGGCGAACGTTTCACGAAAGATTCTAACGTTGCAGTAGTTGTTATGTTGCACGTTCGGAAAATGTCGGGCTATTTGGAATAGGCATCCAAGATCACCAGGTAATGATATCCGTAGATTGGGCCAGCCTAGTCTATGTGGATACGTTGCATTGATTTCGTGCACATCGGTCAGGATTCCAAAGCAGTTTTCGTCGGAGCTTTCGCTGCTTTAGCGCAGGATCTGTATTCACGTACAAACTGATGAACATCCTCGTCAATGTTTGGCCAATACACGTAGTTTCTCGCCAGAGACTTCATGCGGTTCATTCCGGGGCATTGTAGACTCCAGAATACGAGATTGGCTGTTATAATAATAGTTTATTAGGTGCTTCTTCTTTGGAGGTCTAACAATAGATAATAGAATATGCATTCTTTTACAAAGTGTCACCTTAGCATAGCGTACTGCTCTGCTGCGTATAGCAAGGATTGCATAGGTTCCAAAAAGACTCTCCAGTCATCGGATGGTTGCTGGTCCCCGAGTCGAGTTCGAATGCAATGTAGCTGCTCTTTAGTTATAGCCATGGTGGCTACATGACTCATCATTTATTGTTTGTTTGCGACCACATTTGCTGCTCAACCGAACTCCTAACGACAGCCCTTCTGGGAATTTGTCAGGTTTACCCTGAACTTCAGTAGGTTCTTCGACTTATCATCGGAAAAATCCgctcctttgttttttttttttcttggctgTTCATATCTTCCTCTAATAACCGTTGTGCTTTGGGATCAATCTCTGCGTGTGCCTCCCAAGCAGGGCCAAAAACTGTATGGTGTCGGCGATAAATGAGCGAATGCCTGGAATGACGGCTTTCATCGCACGGATTTCATTCTGCAGCGATGCGGTTTGGCACAGCCCCTTATGCATGTCAATGGCCAATAGCTTCTTTGAATCATCGTTCATCTCGATCTGTAGGCAGGCGTCAGATAAGTCGATATAGATAAGACTTCCAAGCAAGTGAGAGAAAATCTCCTCAAGCTTCGATAGAGGATAGTTGTTCGCTTCCAACGAGTCGTTCAGTCCAGTCGAATAGTCCACACAGATGCGAACACGATTATTTCGCTAACATCAGAGCTACTGGACTTCATGTTGCAGATCAAATCGCATGGCAACGACCACAAGCAGTTTCCAAGTTTGTTAGCAGATTGATCTCCGTGATGTAACTTGCGTAGTCTAGCTGCAGCAACGTGATGACGAATCTTCACTTCTTGAAACGGTTTGCGATGGGGTTAACCACAGCAACTCTTCGAGTTTGAGAGCTGTTATCGTTGGACTGTTTCTGCTCCGGCTTCGCAAGTTTCTTGATGCAGTCGCAGTAGCCATCCTTGTGACCGATGCGATCATATGTATTGCAGCGATGGTCGGAAGACGGAGAGTCACGGACGAGACCGCATTGCAGCATGGTATGGATGTAAGTGACTTACCTTTCTCCTTTGGTGGACGATGAGACTGGTGCTCCTCTTTCTCCGAGACCTCGTGGTCGACATGCCTCGAACCTGATTGTTTTTCGATGAGCGTTGGGTTCGCCTTGAGATTGACCAGTCGTTGGAACTCGTCAATGCGCGTCGGGAAAGTAACCGGTGTGTCAGCCGTCTCACCCTCCGGGATACGGGTAAACAGACGTGCCTGGACTACAGCGTAGCGTGGTATCCTGAGACCACACACGAATATCAAGCACTTGAAGTAATCAATGTTCACTTTCTCGAACTCGAACTCCTTGCGAGCACTGTTTACCTTCCCATCGTAGCTTACGATATCGTGGGCCTCGTTTTTCACCAGCTGCGGGAACAGGAAGCGCTTGTTGAAAACGGACGTCGGTGTGCCGAGAATTTTCTTCAGCAAGGAAACCGTTTGGTCGAACTGGATATCCTTCGGAAGCCTGGACAGGATGTAGTTCACGAAGGGGCTGTGTGATGCCTGATTCAGATTTTGCAGAAGACTTACCTTGGCTGTGTCGTCAAGATTTGATGTTCGTGGAGAAGGAGCATTATCTCTTGGTTGATCCCAGTATGCAGGAAACGAATTTGTCGCCATTTTCGTTGATATACCAGCTTGAAACTCGTTGCGTAGAGAACTGTTGTCTTTATTTTACCTCGTCGCCAAAAATGTTGTGATTTGGAATCAGCTGGAACAGTAAAAAAACGTAGTTTAGACTAattgaaaacgatcaaatttattTGCTTTGCATAAAAGAGACTGTGTCAAGCTCACACAAATGTAGCTTgctgtgtttaaaaaaaaaacgtgttccAAAAGACAACggaattcaaatttgaattttgcgAGGTGTGCTATGATCAGACGCAATTCTTACTCCAACTATGTTCATCAACCGAACTGAGAATGTGGACGAATCGGTTCCCCTTACTTCATCATCAGCCGATTGTTTTCTGGTAAGATGCTGCTATAGGATTGTTTTGATTGCAGACCTAGTTGCAGACGTCGCCGTCTCCTTCCGAATAAATAACTTCCAAACATTCGTTGGTCAGAAAACTTACAAAGATGGCGTTCGACCCGCTCTACAAGCTCATGAGCATCTTCACCGGGATACTCCTGTGCTAGAAATTGGGTCCATCTTCAAGCTGCCAAACTCCCGTTGCAGTGTTCGTCGTGGAGCCCACTTTTTTATGCAGTTGATTTTACGTTTGACCTACTACGATTGCAATTGGACTTCTGAAAGCAATTATTGTACGAATTCCTTTCAGAAGTACTGAAAATCAAAAGATCTAACGTCTGACATGTGTCGTTTGACAGTTGAAAGTCACGTTAAACTCGCGAACTAATTACCTGCTGCACTGATCGTAAAGCTGAGACGCATTATCTGAGCTTATGGTTCAAACAACTTTTGACATTCTCcaacatttagattttttttccttattaATTTTCAACATTTAAAGCACAATCCAAAGCCAGAATGACCCCGGTGTACAAACACAAAATTTTACAATCGAATATGCCTGTAGATGTGCGAGCATGCCAACACACAAACACTCTCACACCCTTAAGCCGACCAAAGGGTGCCTCGAACAAAACCGAAAACAATATTTCCTAGTTGTGTTGTTTGTCTCTGTGTCTGTCCGAGTTAGTCACCTATCACACCCATCCGCCATCTTGTTCGGTTGTTTTCAT
Coding sequences:
- the LOC109415781 gene encoding uncharacterized protein LOC109415781 isoform X3 (The sequence of the model RefSeq protein was modified relative to this genomic sequence to represent the inferred CDS: added 2967 bases not found in genome assembly), whose product is MRTLNGFWCFLLQYVALSVVLSGCVATADNIPSVPTHNMSHKERNELKEEAREMFYHAYRAYMEKAYPADELMPLSCTGRYRGITPSRGDLDDVLGNFSMTLVDTLDTLVILGDLEEFERAVRLVIKDVKFDNDIIVSVFETNIRMVGGLLSAHILAEYVQKQADVMMWYRGELLEMAKDLGYRLLPAFNTSTGIPHARVNLKHGMKVEALRHSRETCTACSGTILLEFAALSRLSGEPIFEAKAHAAMDALWKMRHRSSDLMGTVLNVHSGDWIRRESGVGAGIDSYYEYCLKSYILLGDERYLARFNRHYNAIMKYISQGPMLLDVQMHRPHTKTRNFMDALLAFWPGLQVLSGDLKPAVQTHEMLYQVMQMHTFIPEAFTYDFQVHWGQHHLRPEFIESTYFLYRATGDHYYLQAGKKALKALQKHAKVPCGYAAVNDVRTGKHEDRMDSYVLSETFKYLYLLFSDPSDLLLNIENFIFTTEAHLLPLTLGQLGNHTFNIKEHEEGNMLDFMRSCPSPNKLFPETVRRPLRDLVTGVCPRISSAKRLRAADFQASNADHLRTVYDMGITMVSLGEGKVQLLHSFYNAKSPEDAERGLIFMQEMVELSKSNAIPKTQLQEVSFQRSGEELQVLKAGPSHFGPELTGDMSISQRAVFASPSKVCTSLKNSKELKGKIAILERGDCTFVDKARRVQSAGSIAAIVYDNTPNTSIDNQQMFAMSGDGRDDVKIPVVFLFTREAEVLLAAVKADPNLEITLRAVKELSDLHSPESTNAHSQKKTESARTSSSSSSSSSGIGSSIISSNGGSGVTGVSNVNHINHNLSLPPNVDPSTSDDSGRASERLTASSVAQRDPDSSRDRLSDASSRCSSGKGYICDSEGDDDKGSDGGSVVFASTPQTQPSPAVPPVAAAPSPVQASVPRKSDFPPTTGLPLSNGPLAGLAGSASPVQVPPGAANAGGGPAPPAPSPAPAALPPPSLPPPYPATPMQVSNGPIGTHLTPIGGHPAAVASPQSQQPGVPSPQQPQPPASPQTAGLSSKPLLPTASAKIPATLSTTTATTTVTTAMSSSQQPGKQGSPHPQSPLQPIGSVPSPAMQQQPHTPQSQPPPSPQQTPMQQHNSNSNSSSSNSGPVKPSSVPSFIGAGSSFAAVATTASAASLPNGLPPPTIPANGGQPPHTNSSSNSAAPSSLPVNVPHTPPAATPASGQSPAIHPSVESSLAASNSIGLRTHSPAVATSAALSAAVTPTGLLNGSHATHPGIPHSAAMMLPNGLGSIPPHYRAAYPGYPLYAPYGSFQHNPYLPPSVAAPNLSPRMHPGAPPGLGGIPPSMLGLGLMDSRLQHPLAGANGSPSHLRDRDASPMGQPPSKIVRPITPNANSNGSNSNSSSAPSATAAAPPHSSSGSVPPPSSHIPSPHGVPHGATPPSSHPSLRDQPPSQLSHPSLGGSSHLLPPHHPAAASQQQPPPPPLSSHPQPPASHLVGPSSHHPLVGPLPPGMPHGSAHHLSSHLPPTSSSAGSSNSNSAHLSHPSISASARTHSPRGHSPNRERDSYSSNVSSLSRSTPGSALPYGSGGSSASSASTGGPPPGPSPTLPYSSAGPPALSSPAALSVSSAASSAVSSSLTYPKPSLAAVTTSGSSSSVSASLPAGPPGWPPTLPPSATAVGGPSSAGAPPSHSPAAASSIVNNSSSSLSRPTPPPPSASSGGPTPSQPPTSHSSVPPSSFPAPLFAAPLPPPVVSTASTPSQPTAPHPFSAESLFSTKDQDMLRRELDNRFLDRSGLSTVPAPPYLRQELHHHQHQHTHLHQHQHQHQHQPILPTAAAPTPALFPPPLFKDVPKIGAVDSPFYRTGLGIPGYPYGPGLLHPGLSGPTQFVPPSHLQSFVPKQAPPVDPTKKKTGKWNAMHVRIAWEIYHHQAKQNPDKAASMKTATDMLRPPSHMYPPPAASLVRPHDLPSSAYPPTGLPGRPGPYESAPLPPSFIGSAGHLGVSPFGRYASPYGGSPFSGLSPFSREIPIGSQMAGSLHDPWRSAIPRGVAGYPPGPPPGAGGAWPPTIKPDPSVAAETARREAEERERQRERDERERERQRREREEREKQREREREEKLRKEQQERERERERERERERERKEKERREMERREMERERMLVQQQRESKAAAVANSMVRDRSPLRNGTELDIRIKEEPQVSMRSKEEEMMMRSQAAVAADPRYHPSMMPHPYMTGRHPAHLLPTAHLSRSILPPSMGIPSHFPPPGPWGADPFRDYRLESLHQLRYNPMVDLYRAEEAKASLLYAAQSAHYRGKEPSPVPPPQSHHRMQPGPPGPGGPPGGPPGSLKPPSSHQLGPPTNGPMPGAPPGGPSGPPPGAPGGPVPGMPGGPGSHPVSVDMHKKEDSCQSR